From Panicum hallii strain FIL2 chromosome 2, PHallii_v3.1, whole genome shotgun sequence, a single genomic window includes:
- the LOC112879285 gene encoding pentatricopeptide repeat-containing protein At4g18975, chloroplastic: MAGGFALRLVPRLAAAPPGRGKGGGGGAGRGAGSRALVTKKPNKEHHLWIRKETAGSGKKALRLIDTVSKLPNEKEAIYGALDKWSAFEPEFPNIAAAKALGMLKRRRKWLRIIQVTKWLMSKGQVLTWTTYDTLLLALFMDGRVDEAESIWNTIIQTHTRSVPKRLFSRMILMYDIRHHPDKVLEVYADMEELGVRPDEDTSRRIGRAFVAFGQEEKEKYVLDKYLKRWKYIHFNGERVRVRRDGPLA, from the exons ATGGCGGGAGGCTTCGCTCTCCGCCTCgtgccgcgcctcgccgcggcgccgccggggagagggaagggcggtggaggaggagccggCCGCGGTGCAGGCAGCAGAGCGCT GGTGACAAAGAAACCAAACAAGGAGCACCATTTGTGGATCAGGAAGGAGACAGCTGGGTCAGGGAAGAAGGCTCTTCGTCTTATTGATACT GTTTCCAAGTTACCAAATGAAAAGGAAGCTATTTATGGCGCATTAGACAAATGGAGTGCTTTTGAGCCTGAATTCCCTAATATAGCAGCAGCAAAAGCTCTAGGGATGTTGAAAAGGCGAAGAAAATGGCTAAGAATCATTCAG GTAACCAAGTGGTTGATGAGCAAAGGCCAGGTGCTGACATGGACAACATATGATACACTTCTGCTGGCACTTTTTATGGATGGAAGGGTAGATGAGGCTGAATCTATTTGGAATACTATTATACAGACTCATACGCGCTCAGTGCCCAAGAGGTTGTTCTCTCGGATGATCTTGATGTATGACATTCGCCATCATCCAGATAAAGTTTTGGAG GTATATGCTGACATGGAGGAATTAGGGGTGCGTCCAGATGAGGATACATCTAGGCGGATTGGAAGAGCATTTGTGGCTTTTGgccaagaagaaaaagaaaaatatgtCCTTGATAAATACTTGAAAAGGTGGAAGTACATCCATTTCAATGGTGAGCGTGTTAGGGTGCGGAGGGATGGGCCACTGGCGTAG